From Candidatus Hydrogenedentota bacterium, one genomic window encodes:
- a CDS encoding V-type ATP synthase subunit K — MDLTALSAGLTFAGAGLAVGMGCAGSAKGIGTAAQAAAGVLSEKPHLFGRLLVLLALPGTQGFYGFIMMMMIVTNTGLPTTINTGISLFFMGFGVGLALLMSAIWQGQASAAAIGLVSRRESDFGRSLILPAMVETYAVVGLLAGILALNFIR, encoded by the coding sequence ATGGATTTGACAGCATTGAGCGCGGGATTGACGTTTGCGGGCGCGGGGCTTGCCGTGGGCATGGGATGCGCGGGCTCCGCCAAGGGCATCGGCACGGCGGCCCAGGCCGCAGCCGGGGTGCTGAGCGAGAAGCCCCACCTCTTTGGCCGGCTGCTCGTGCTGCTGGCGCTGCCGGGCACGCAGGGCTTCTACGGCTTCATCATGATGATGATGATCGTCACGAACACCGGGCTGCCCACGACCATCAACACGGGCATTTCCCTGTTCTTCATGGGCTTCGGCGTGGGCCTCGCCCTGCTGATGTCGGCGATCTGGCAGGGCCAGGCGTCGGCCGCCGCCATCGGCCTGGTCTCCCGCCGCGAGTCCGACTTCGGCCGCAGCCTGATCCTGCCGGCCATGGTGGAGACCTACGCGGTGGTCGGCCTGCTGGCGGGCATTCTCGCGCTGAACTTCATCCGTTAA